A window of the Nitrospirota bacterium genome harbors these coding sequences:
- the rsmA gene encoding 16S rRNA (adenine(1518)-N(6)/adenine(1519)-N(6))-dimethyltransferase RsmA, which yields MAKKHLGQNFLFDPAILTKIVEAADIAADDTVVEIGPGHGSLTRLLAQRARRVVAIELDPDLYQKLSEDPQLPEAVTLVFGDALTYAYEELGPFKVVANIPYYITTPIIFRLLEAKEQLVSMTLTIQKEVAERIVAGPNTKDYGVLSLGVQFYADPRIAFIIPRSAFRPAPKVDSAVIHMTIRKTPRVRVRDERLFFRTVKTAFSQRRKTLSNALKPLAKDVRDVLIEAGIDPARRAETLSIEEFAKLADLLADRAPHR from the coding sequence ATGGCAAAAAAACATCTCGGACAGAACTTTCTCTTCGACCCGGCGATCCTGACGAAGATCGTCGAGGCAGCGGATATCGCCGCGGACGATACGGTGGTCGAGATCGGTCCGGGCCATGGCAGCCTGACCAGGCTGCTTGCGCAGAGGGCCCGCAGAGTGGTCGCCATAGAGCTCGACCCCGACCTTTACCAGAAATTGAGCGAGGACCCGCAGCTGCCGGAAGCGGTGACGCTCGTCTTCGGCGATGCCCTCACCTATGCGTACGAGGAGCTCGGTCCGTTCAAGGTCGTCGCCAATATCCCCTACTATATCACCACCCCGATCATCTTCAGGCTCCTCGAGGCGAAGGAGCAGCTCGTCTCGATGACGCTCACCATACAGAAAGAGGTGGCCGAACGCATCGTTGCGGGTCCGAACACCAAGGACTACGGCGTGCTTTCCCTCGGCGTGCAGTTCTATGCAGACCCGCGGATCGCGTTCATCATTCCCCGCAGCGCCTTCAGACCGGCGCCGAAGGTCGACTCCGCGGTCATCCATATGACGATCAGGAAGACTCCCCGCGTGCGGGTCAGGGACGAGCGGCTCTTCTTCAGGACCGTCAAGACCGCCTTCTCGCAGCGGAGGAAGACCCTCTCGAATGCGTTGAAACCGCTCGCGAAGGATGTACGGGACGTGCTCATTGAGGCAGGGATCGATCCTGCCAGGAGGGCTGAAACATTGAGCATCGAGGAATTTGCGAAGCTCGCGGATCTCCTTGCAGACCGGGCTCCGCATCGT